The following proteins come from a genomic window of Streptomyces sp. Sge12:
- a CDS encoding MFS transporter yields the protein MAAEGTATASPTEEEDGAGRQLTVLLTCAMAFSMLQLFLLGALGPRLVTELGVSPAVLGLTTTIGFGTAAVLSPAGGRIVDRIGPRRSLVVLLLLSAAALALIGAAPGAGLLLGAVALGGVPQALANPATNKAVLRAVPPARRGAVTGLKQSGVQLGAFAAGLPLALLAGGIGWRGAVWTGSGAALLAGLWALRVLPADPPPPPAGPRTALVPHGMVAWLAVFSLFLGAGIASVNTYLALFGAQRLGMGPTAAAALVAVLGVAGIVGRVGWSKAARPGRAEWLPGWLACGALAAAALLAAAVVAGPLVWVGAIAVGVFAVSGNAVSMVLVMQRAAPGRAGQDSALVAAGFFGGFAVGPPLFGLLAQSGRYGPGWLLVAAEFAAAGAVAFLWAVRDRREGAA from the coding sequence GTGGCCGCGGAGGGGACGGCGACCGCATCGCCGACGGAGGAAGAGGACGGGGCGGGACGGCAGTTGACCGTACTCCTCACCTGCGCCATGGCGTTCTCCATGCTCCAGCTGTTCCTCCTGGGGGCGTTGGGCCCGCGCCTGGTGACCGAACTCGGCGTGTCACCCGCGGTCCTGGGCCTGACCACCACGATCGGATTCGGTACGGCCGCCGTGCTGTCCCCGGCGGGCGGCCGCATCGTGGACCGGATCGGCCCGCGACGCTCGCTGGTGGTCCTGTTGCTGCTGTCCGCGGCGGCGCTCGCCCTGATCGGCGCCGCCCCCGGCGCCGGTCTGCTGCTCGGCGCCGTCGCACTGGGCGGCGTACCCCAGGCACTGGCCAACCCGGCCACCAACAAGGCGGTGCTGCGCGCCGTCCCGCCCGCCCGGCGGGGCGCGGTGACCGGGCTCAAGCAGTCCGGTGTGCAACTGGGCGCCTTCGCGGCCGGCCTGCCGCTCGCCCTGCTCGCGGGCGGCATCGGCTGGCGCGGCGCCGTCTGGACCGGCTCCGGCGCCGCCCTGCTCGCCGGGCTGTGGGCCCTGCGCGTCCTGCCGGCCGACCCGCCCCCGCCGCCCGCCGGGCCCCGGACGGCGCTCGTGCCGCACGGCATGGTGGCCTGGCTGGCAGTGTTCTCGCTGTTCCTCGGCGCCGGCATCGCCTCGGTCAACACCTACCTGGCCCTCTTCGGCGCGCAGCGGCTGGGCATGGGGCCGACGGCGGCGGCCGCCCTGGTCGCCGTACTCGGCGTGGCGGGGATCGTGGGCCGGGTGGGATGGTCGAAGGCGGCCCGGCCCGGGCGGGCCGAATGGCTCCCCGGCTGGCTGGCCTGCGGGGCCCTGGCCGCGGCGGCCCTGCTGGCGGCCGCCGTGGTGGCGGGCCCGCTGGTGTGGGTCGGGGCGATCGCCGTGGGCGTGTTCGCCGTATCGGGCAACGCCGTCTCGATGGTGCTCGTCATGCAGCGGGCCGCGCCCGGCCGGGCCGGGCAGGACTCGGCGCTGGTCGCGGCCGGGTTCTTCGGCGGATTCGCCGTGGGCCCGCCCCTGTTCGGACTGCTCGCGCAGAGCGGCCGGTACGGTCCGGGCTGGCTGCTGGTGGCGGCGGAGTTCGCGGCGGCGGGCG